The DNA sequence GAGCCCTTCTTGCCCTTCTTCTTCTTCTTGCTCGACGTGCTGGCCTTGCCCTTCTTCTTCTTCTTGGAGCTGGACGTGTCGAGGCCCTCGAAGCTCTGAGCCGGGGCCGGCATGGCCCAGACGAGCGCGAGCCCGAGGAGCGCGAGGCGGAGGAGTCGGAGGGAGCGGGTCATGACTCGGGGAGAGCGGTGGGGAGGAAGAAGGAGACACCCAGCTCGAACATCAGCTGGTTGCGCAGGGTGGTGGCCGGAAGGATGGCCTTCTCCACGTAGATGAGGTCTCTCACCTCCGTGCGCAGCGTCATGTAGCGGTTGAGGAAGAAGCGGAAGCCAACGCCCACGTTGCCGCCCGCGGTCATCCGCGAGGTGCTCTGCACCCCGGCGGTGTCCGGCGGCCCCTTGTACTGCACCAGGGAGGCGCCCAGGACGCCGTACATGTCGAAGTGGGCGAAGCTCTCGGCCAGCAGGGAGATCTTCCCGTAGATGGGCGCCCACTGCACGTCCACGCCACCCAGCAGGGTGAGCTGGCCGGGCGCGGCGCCGTCGAGCTGCTCGAAGGTCGGCGCGTTGCAACCCCGGCTCACGCCGCCGGAGCCGCTATCAGTGAAGGTGCAGATCTGCGCCGCGCCGGACACCGTGGGGATGGAGTAGCCGGCGCGCAAGCCGACGCCGAACGTCTCCGTGGGGAAGTAGGTGAACGTGGCCCCGAAGATGTACTTGCGGAAGAAGGCATCCCGCAGGGAGATGGTGGCCGACGGGCTGATCTCGAAGCGGCCGCGCTTGAGGAACAGGTGGCCGGACACCGGGCGGATGCGCTCGCGCAGAGGGCCCAGGTCGTCCTTGTCCACCTCGGAGACGTCACCGGCCTCGGACTCCGAGGAGCCCGTGGAAGACGCCGGCCGGGGGGCCGCCGCGGGCTTCTCGGCCGCAGGCTTCTCGGCCGCGGGCTTGTCGGTCTGGGCCTGCGCCACCACGGGCAGCAGGCTGAGGGCCAGGAGCAGGCGAAGGAGTCTCATCACTCGCTCTCCCGTCCCGTGGACCGCAGCGGGAAGAACAACGAGATACCGGCATTGATCGTCATGAGGTTCTGAACGGCACCCTTGCTGGTGCCCAGTGGCTGGTCGACGTACGAGGTGTTGATGAGCGCCACGTTCACGGCCAGGAAGTCCTTGGCCACGAAGCGCATTCCCAGGCCCAGGTCCGCGCCGATGCTGATGGAGCGGCCCTCCAGCGCGGAGGTCTCCGTCTTCACCACGCCCGCGCCGCCCAGCAGGTAGCCGTCGAAGTGGAGGATGGAGTTGAGGAAGGCCACCTTTCCATAGAGCGGCGCCCACTCCACATCCGCCATGCCGGACCACTGCGGCACCGAGTGGTAGATGCGGCTCTGGAAGGCGCGCTTGGCGGTGCGCACGTCATCCGACGGGAGCACCTGCATCACCGAGCCGCGCGCGGAGATGGCCAGTGTGTCCGCGAAGTAGTACGCGCCACGCAGCGACGCGCCGAACTTCGAGTAGTACGGATCATTGATCGAGAGGCTCACCAGCGGCGTCAGCTCGAAGCGTCCCTTCTTCAGGTACACCTTGCGCTGGACGCTCTTGACGCGGTCCTCGTTGGTGATGTCGGTGGGCAGCAGCTCCTGCCCCGGAGCGGGCGTTGCCACGCTCGGCGTGGGCGGCGGCTCTGCGAGTGGAGGGGTCTCAGGAGAGGATTCGGGCTGCTCCTCGGGCTTGCTGGCGTCGTCCTGTTGGGTGAGGTCCAACCCCATCCCTTGATCTTGGGCGAGCGCCAGCGCGGGCCAGAGGCAGAGCGCGAGCAGAGTGGCCTGGAGGCGATTCACTTCCGGAAGCTCCGTGTGTGGTGGGGCGACGAGCCGCCTGCGAAAATTCGGAGTGTCAACGGCTCGGGCATCCTATCCGCCGCAGTGCCCCTCCTCAACCAATCCGAACCTGCCTGCTCATCATCTATCCCTGCGCCATTTTTGAACAATTCCGTTCTGGGCACCCGCTCCACGAGTCGGTTGGCAGCGCGAACCCCTGTGGTACGGTGCAGTCCTCTCTGTGCATTCCCCTCTCATCATGAGGTGCGAGCTGATCATGTCCGTGCGTCTGGCCATCTTCCTGAGCGCCGCCGCCCTGCTGGCCAGCGGGTGCGATGTCACCACCCAGCTGGGCGTTCCCTGCGTGCTGGTGAAGCGCGATCCCACCTCCGACAGCACCACGGGTGTGCGCTCCACCCCCGTCCTGGAGGGCGAGATCGCTGAAAACCAGGACTTCATCTCCTTTGGATCCACGGACTGCGAGGACCTCATCTGCGTCCGGGATGCGGATGCCCCGCGGGACTCGGACCCGAACGCGCCGGCCCAGGGCTACTGCAGCCAGGAGTGCGTGGCGGGCTCGTCCTCGTGTGAGGTGACGGACACCAGCGTGGACGAGGTGCTGCGCAACCGGATGGATTGCCGCCCGCTGCTGCTGGACCAGGCCTCGCTGGAGCGCCTCAAGCGGGACGATCCGGTCACCTACCGGAACACCTTCGGGGAGACGAACTCCCCGTATTTCTGCGCCGGCAAACTGTCCGCGCAGCCGGAGTGACATACTGGCGCGCGGCCCTTTAGACCTTTTTCGCGCGCCATTCGTCTGATGCAGGGCCTGCTGCTTCCAAGGAGCCCTGCCCATGAACAAGACGTCCACCTTCCTGGCCCTGGCCGGTACCCTGGCGCTGGTGGCCCTGGTGTTGGGGATGCCGCGCGCGG is a window from the Hyalangium minutum genome containing:
- a CDS encoding outer membrane beta-barrel domain-containing protein — translated: MNRLQATLLALCLWPALALAQDQGMGLDLTQQDDASKPEEQPESSPETPPLAEPPPTPSVATPAPGQELLPTDITNEDRVKSVQRKVYLKKGRFELTPLVSLSINDPYYSKFGASLRGAYYFADTLAISARGSVMQVLPSDDVRTAKRAFQSRIYHSVPQWSGMADVEWAPLYGKVAFLNSILHFDGYLLGGAGVVKTETSALEGRSISIGADLGLGMRFVAKDFLAVNVALINTSYVDQPLGTSKGAVQNLMTINAGISLFFPLRSTGRESE
- a CDS encoding outer membrane beta-barrel domain-containing protein — its product is MRLLRLLLALSLLPVVAQAQTDKPAAEKPAAEKPAAAPRPASSTGSSESEAGDVSEVDKDDLGPLRERIRPVSGHLFLKRGRFEISPSATISLRDAFFRKYIFGATFTYFPTETFGVGLRAGYSIPTVSGAAQICTFTDSGSGGVSRGCNAPTFEQLDGAAPGQLTLLGGVDVQWAPIYGKISLLAESFAHFDMYGVLGASLVQYKGPPDTAGVQSTSRMTAGGNVGVGFRFFLNRYMTLRTEVRDLIYVEKAILPATTLRNQLMFELGVSFFLPTALPES
- the cglC gene encoding adventurous gliding motility lipoprotein CglC; this translates as MSVRLAIFLSAAALLASGCDVTTQLGVPCVLVKRDPTSDSTTGVRSTPVLEGEIAENQDFISFGSTDCEDLICVRDADAPRDSDPNAPAQGYCSQECVAGSSSCEVTDTSVDEVLRNRMDCRPLLLDQASLERLKRDDPVTYRNTFGETNSPYFCAGKLSAQPE